Proteins encoded in a region of the Oenanthe melanoleuca isolate GR-GAL-2019-014 chromosome 27, OMel1.0, whole genome shotgun sequence genome:
- the MED1 gene encoding mediator of RNA polymerase II transcription subunit 1 isoform X2, whose amino-acid sequence MKAAPGSAEEAEKLNKMSSLLERLHAKYSQNRPWTETMKLVRQVMEKRVVLNSGGHQHLVSCLETLQKALKVSSLPAMTDRLESIARQSGLGSHLSANGTECYITSDMFYVEVQLDPTGLLCDVKVAHHGENPVSCPELVQHLREKNFDEFSKHLRGLVNLYKLPGDNKLKTKMYLALQSLELDLQKMAGMYWQATNANPLDKILHGSVGYLTPRSGGLLMNLKYYVSPYDLFEDGTGAPMVLHENNVPRSLGMNVSVTVEGTMTMHKLPIAPLIMGSHPVDSKGTPSFSSITSANSVDLPACFFLKFPRPIPVSRAFIQKLQSCTGIPLFDTAPTFVPLYELITQFELSKEADPLPLNHNMRFYAALPGQQHCYFLNKDAPLPDGRSLQGTLLSKIAFQHPGRVPLILSLIRHQVAYNTLIGSCVKRTVLKEDSPGILQFEVCPLSDSCFSVSFQHPVNDSLVCVVMDVQDSSHVNCKLYKGLSDALICTDDFIAKVVQRCMSIPVTMRAIRRKAETIQADTPALSLIAETVEDMVKKNLPPASSPGLLQITGNVGSTIGSSPTPPHHTPPPVSSPASNTKNHPMLMNLLKENPPQDFSTLYGSSPLERQNSSSGSPRMEMGPGGNKQKKKKSRMPADKPKHQTEDDFQRELFSMDVDSQNPIFDVNMTADTLDTPHITPAPSQCSTPPTTYPQALPHAQPSIQRMVRLSSSDSIGADVTDILSDIAEEASKLPSSTEDCPPIGTPVRDSSSSGHSQSALFDPDVFQTNSSENPYTDPADLIADAAVSPNSDSSNHFFPDGVDFNPDLLNSQSQSGFGEEYFDESSQSGDTDDFKGYAPQALTNLGVQVLGADGVENKFKGSTPSDTVDFSIIAAASKALGSSDIMEHHSGGQSPLLNTGDLGKEKSQKRVKEGNGSGGAMAGAGMDGKPGKRSRTPSSDGKSKEKLPKRKKQETDGKSPSHSSSNRPFTPPASTGGSKSPGSSGRSQTPPGVATPPIPKITIQIPKGTVTVGKPSSHGQYTSSGSVTSSSSKSHHSHSSSSSSSSSSSTSGKIKSKSEGSSGSKMSSSLYSSQGGSGSGQSKGSAQSVGKPGSSPITKHGLSTGSGSTKMKPQGKPSSLMNPSMSKPNISPSHSRPSGGSDKLASPMKPVPGTPPSSKAKSPISSGSGGSHMSGTGSSSSMKSSSGMGSSGSMSQKPPPSSNSSTASSSSFSSSGSSMSSSQNQHGSSKGKSPSRNKKPSLTAVIDKLKHGVVTSGPGGDDPMDGQMGPSSNSSSHTMSSKHNMSGGEFQGKREKSDKEKSKVSVSGGSVDSSKKNSDSKNVGSTGVAKIIISKHDGGSPSIKAKVTLQKPGEGGGDGLRPQMASSKSYGSPLISGSTPKHERCSPSHSKSPAYTPQNIDSESESGSSIAEKSYQNSPSSDDGIRPLPDYSAEKHKKHKKEKKKVKDKERDRERERDKDRDKKKSHGMKPESWSKSPISAEQSLAMAGGAILAAERPRASPEFLIGEEDDDLMDVALIGN is encoded by the exons GCTCGGCTCCCACCTGAGTGCGAACGGCACCGAGTGTTACATCACCTCTGACATGTTCTATGTGGAGGTGCAGCTGGaccccacagggctgctctgtgatGTCAAGGTGGCTCACCATGGAGAAAACCCTGTG agCTGTCCAGAGCTGGTGCAACATCTGAG agagaaaaattttgATGAGTTTTCAAAGCATCTGAGGGGACTTGTGAACCTGTATAAGCTGCCAGGGGACAA CAAACTTAAAACTAAAATGTACTTGGCTCTGCAGTCCTTGGAGTTGGACCTCCAAAAGATGGCTGGGATGTACTG GCAAGCCACCAATGCAAACCCCCTGGACAAGATCCTCCATGGCAGTGTTGGCTATCTCACCCCCAGGAGTGGAG GTCTCCTGATGAACCTCAAATATTATGTCTCCCCCTATGATTTATTTGAGGATGGCACTGGAGCCCCCATGGTTCTGCATGAGAACAATG TTCCTCGCTCGCTGGGTATGAACGTGTCGGTGACAGTGGAGGGAACCATGACAATGCACAAACTTCCAATTGCTCCACTGATCATGGGCTCCCATCCTGTGGACAGCAAAGG AACTCCATCTTTCTCCTCCATCACCAGTGCCAACAGTGTGGACCTGCCAGCTTGTTTCTTCCTGAAATTCCCACGTCCCATTCCAGTGTCTCGAGCTTTCATCcagaagctgcagagctgcacag GTATCCCACTGTTCGACACAGCTCCCACCTTTGTGCCCCTGTATGAGCTGATCACGCAGTTTGAGTTGTCCAAGGAGGCTGATCCGCTGCCCCTCAACCACAACATGCGCTTCTACGCC GCtctcccaggacagcagcactgttACTTCCTGAACAAGGACGCTCCTCTCCCGGACGGACGGAGCCTGCAGGGGACCCTGCTCAGCAAGATCGCCTTCCAGCACCCCGGCAGGGTGCCCCTGATCCTCAGCCTGATCCGCCACCAGGTCGCCTACAACACCCTCATTGGCAGCTGTGTCAAGAGGACAGTCCTGAAGGAAG ATTCTCCTGGGATCCTGCAGTTTGAAGTTTGTCCTCTCTCTGACTCCTGTTTCAGTGTATCCTTCCAGCACCCTGTGAATGACTCCCTGGTGTGTG TGGTGATGGATGTGCAGGACTCCAGCCATGTGAACTGTAAGCTGTACAAAGGGCTCTCTGATGCCCTCATCTGTACAGATGATTTTATTGCCAAAGTTGTTCAAAG GTGCATGTCCATCCCTGTCACCATGAGAGCCATCCGTAGGAAAGCAGAAACCATCCAAGCTGACACGCCAGCCCTGTCCCTCATTGCAGAGACAGTTGAAGACATGGTGAAGAAAAACCTgcccccagccagcagcccagg TTTGTTGCAGATCACAGGGAATGTGGGGTCTACCATTGGCTCAAGTCCAACCCCTCCCCACCACACACCACCACCAGTATCCTCACCAGCCAGCAACACCAAGAACCACCCCATGCTCATGAACCTTCTTAAGGAGAATCCCCCTCAGGATTTCTCCACTCTGTATGGGAGCAGCCCTCTGGAAAGGCAGAACTCTTCCTCTGGCTCCCCCAGAATGGAAATGGGCCCTGGGGGGaataagcaaaagaaaaaaaaatcccgcATGCCAGCCGACAAACCCAAGCACCAGACTGAGGACGATTTCCAGAGGGAGCTCTTTTCCATGGATGTTGACTCCCAGAACCCCATTTTTGATGTCAACATGACTGCAGACACCCTGGACACCCCTCATATTACTCCAGCACCCAGCCAGTGCAGCACTCCTCCCACCACGTacccccaggctctgccccacgCCCAGCCCAGTATCCAGAGGATGGTTCGCCTGTCCAGCTCGGACAGCATCGGGGCCGATGTCACCGACATCCTCTCGGATATAGCCGAGGAGGCCTCCAAGCTGCCCTCCAGTACTGAGGACTGCCCACCCATTGGGACTCCAGTCAGAGACTCTTCTAGTTCAGGACATTCACAAAGTGCCCTCTTTGACCCCGATGTTTTTCAGACCAACAGCAGTGAGAATCCCTACACAGACCCCGCTGACCTGATCGCGGACGCCGCTGTGAGCCCCAACAGCGACTCCTCCaaccatttttttccagatgggGTAGATTTCAACCCTGACTTGCTGAACAGCCAGAGCCAGAGTGGTTTTGGGGAGGAATACTTTGATGAGAGCAGTCAGAGCGGTGACACTGATGATTTCAAGGGCTATGCCCCCCAGGCTCTAACTAATTTGGGGGTGCAAGTCTTGGGGGCTGACGGggtagaaaataaatttaagggGAGCACTCCATCTGATACGGTGGATTTTAGTATTATTGCAGCTGCCAGCAAAGCACTGGGGTCCTCTGACATCATGGAGCACCACAGTGGAGGTCAGAGCCCTTTGCTGAACACGGGGGATTTAGGAAAAGAGAAGTCTCAGAAACGGGTAAAGGAAGGCAATGGGTCTGGAGGTGCCATGGCAGGTGCTGGCATGGATGGGAAGCCAGGGAAGCGCAGCAGGACGCCATCCAGTGATGGCAAAAGCAAAGAGAAACTTCCAaagaggaagaagcaggagACAGATGGGAAatctccatcccacagctcatccAACAGGCCCTTCACGCCACCAGCAAGCACAGGTGGGTCCAAATCTCCGGGGAGTTCGGGCAGATCCCAGACTCCTCCCGGGGTAGCTACTCCTCCTATTCCAAAAATAACCATTCAGATCCCAAAAGGAACAGTGACTGTTGGCAAACCGTCTTCACACGGCCAGTACACGAGTAGTGGTTCTGtcacctcctccagcagcaaaaGCCATCATAGCcattcttcctcctcctcctcttcttcctcctcttcaaCCTCaggcaaaattaaaagcaaatcaGAAGGGTCTTCTGGCTCAAagatgagcagcagcctgtACTCCAGCCAAGGGGGCTCTGGTTCGGGGCAGTCCAAGGGCTCGGCGCAGTCGGTGGGGAAGCCAGGATCCTCCCCCATCACCAAGCACGGCCTCAGCActggctctggcagcaccaAGATGAAACCTCAAGGAAAGCCATCATCCCTCATGAACCCTTCCATGAGCAAACCAAACATCTCCCCGTCCCACTCGAGACCCTCGGGGGGTTCTGACAAACTCGCCTCTCCCATGAAACCTGTCCCAGGCACTCCCCCGTCGTCTAAAGCGAAGTCACCCATCAGTTCAGGTTCTGGTGGGTCCCACATGTCTGGGACTGGGTCGAGCTCGAGCATGAAATCATCTTCAGGAATGGGATCCTCCGGGTCTATGTCGCAGAAACCGCCTCCCTCGTCCAATTCCTCCACGGCCTCTTCATCTTCATTTTCATCCAGTGGGTCTTCCATGTCTTCATCCCAGAACCAGCATGGGAGCTCCAAGGGCAAGTCCCCGAGCAGAAACAAGAAGCCATCGCTGACCGCAGTCATAGACAAGCTGAAGCACGGGGTGGTGACGAGCGGGCCGGGCGGGGACGACCCCATGGATGGGCAGATGGGGCCCAGTTCTAATTCCTCAAGCCATACAATGTCCTCCAAACACAACATGTCTGGAGGGGAGTTCCAGGGAAAGCGGGAGAAGAGCGACAAGGAGAAGTCGAAGGTCTCTGTTTCTGGAGGATCTGTCGACTCCTCCAAGAAGAACTCGGATTCCAAAAACGTTGGAAGCACCGGAGTGGCCAAAATTATCATCAGCAAACACGATGGTGGTTCCCCCAGCATTAAAGCCAAAGTAACTCTGCAGAAACCCGGGGAAGGAGGTGGGGACGGCCTGAGGCCTCAAATGGCTTCATCCAAAAGCTACGGATCCCCCCTGATCAGCGGCTCCACCCCCAAACACGAGCGCTGCTcccccagccacagcaaatcCCCGGCCTACACCCCCCAGAACATCGACAGCGAGAGCGAGTCGGGCTCGTCCATCGCCGAGAAATCCTAccagaacagccccagctccgaCGACGGCATCCGGCCCCTGCCCGACTACAGCGCCGAGAAACACAAGAAGCacaaaaaggagaagaagaaagtgaaGGACAAAGAGcgggacagagagagggagcGGGATAAGGACAGGGACAAGAAGAAGTCGCACGGCATGAAGCCCGAGAGCTGGTCCAAGTCGCCCATCTCGGCCGAGCAGTCCCTGGCCATGGCCGGCGGCGCCATCCTCGCGGCCGAGCGGCCCCGCGCCAGCCCCGAGTTCCTCATCGGCGAGGAGGATGATGATCTCATGGATGTTGCTTTAATTGGAAATTAA
- the MED1 gene encoding mediator of RNA polymerase II transcription subunit 1 isoform X1, whose amino-acid sequence MKAAPGSAEEAEKLNKMSSLLERLHAKYSQNRPWTETMKLVRQVMEKRVVLNSGGHQHLVSCLETLQKALKVSSLPAMTDRLESIARQSGLGSHLSANGTECYITSDMFYVEVQLDPTGLLCDVKVAHHGENPVSCPELVQHLREKNFDEFSKHLRGLVNLYKLPGDNKLKTKMYLALQSLELDLQKMAGMYWQATNANPLDKILHGSVGYLTPRSGGLLMNLKYYVSPYDLFEDGTGAPMVLHENNVPRSLGMNVSVTVEGTMTMHKLPIAPLIMGSHPVDSKGTPSFSSITSANSVDLPACFFLKFPRPIPVSRAFIQKLQSCTGIPLFDTAPTFVPLYELITQFELSKEADPLPLNHNMRFYAALPGQQHCYFLNKDAPLPDGRSLQGTLLSKIAFQHPGRVPLILSLIRHQVAYNTLIGSCVKRTVLKEDSPGILQFEVCPLSDSCFSVSFQHPVNDSLVCVVMDVQDSSHVNCKLYKGLSDALICTDDFIAKVVQRCMSIPVTMRAIRRKAETIQADTPALSLIAETVEDMVKKNLPPASSPGYGMTTGSNPMSGTTTPTNTFPGGPITTLFNMSISMKERHDSVGHGEDFSKVSQNPILTSLLQITGNVGSTIGSSPTPPHHTPPPVSSPASNTKNHPMLMNLLKENPPQDFSTLYGSSPLERQNSSSGSPRMEMGPGGNKQKKKKSRMPADKPKHQTEDDFQRELFSMDVDSQNPIFDVNMTADTLDTPHITPAPSQCSTPPTTYPQALPHAQPSIQRMVRLSSSDSIGADVTDILSDIAEEASKLPSSTEDCPPIGTPVRDSSSSGHSQSALFDPDVFQTNSSENPYTDPADLIADAAVSPNSDSSNHFFPDGVDFNPDLLNSQSQSGFGEEYFDESSQSGDTDDFKGYAPQALTNLGVQVLGADGVENKFKGSTPSDTVDFSIIAAASKALGSSDIMEHHSGGQSPLLNTGDLGKEKSQKRVKEGNGSGGAMAGAGMDGKPGKRSRTPSSDGKSKEKLPKRKKQETDGKSPSHSSSNRPFTPPASTGGSKSPGSSGRSQTPPGVATPPIPKITIQIPKGTVTVGKPSSHGQYTSSGSVTSSSSKSHHSHSSSSSSSSSSSTSGKIKSKSEGSSGSKMSSSLYSSQGGSGSGQSKGSAQSVGKPGSSPITKHGLSTGSGSTKMKPQGKPSSLMNPSMSKPNISPSHSRPSGGSDKLASPMKPVPGTPPSSKAKSPISSGSGGSHMSGTGSSSSMKSSSGMGSSGSMSQKPPPSSNSSTASSSSFSSSGSSMSSSQNQHGSSKGKSPSRNKKPSLTAVIDKLKHGVVTSGPGGDDPMDGQMGPSSNSSSHTMSSKHNMSGGEFQGKREKSDKEKSKVSVSGGSVDSSKKNSDSKNVGSTGVAKIIISKHDGGSPSIKAKVTLQKPGEGGGDGLRPQMASSKSYGSPLISGSTPKHERCSPSHSKSPAYTPQNIDSESESGSSIAEKSYQNSPSSDDGIRPLPDYSAEKHKKHKKEKKKVKDKERDRERERDKDRDKKKSHGMKPESWSKSPISAEQSLAMAGGAILAAERPRASPEFLIGEEDDDLMDVALIGN is encoded by the exons GCTCGGCTCCCACCTGAGTGCGAACGGCACCGAGTGTTACATCACCTCTGACATGTTCTATGTGGAGGTGCAGCTGGaccccacagggctgctctgtgatGTCAAGGTGGCTCACCATGGAGAAAACCCTGTG agCTGTCCAGAGCTGGTGCAACATCTGAG agagaaaaattttgATGAGTTTTCAAAGCATCTGAGGGGACTTGTGAACCTGTATAAGCTGCCAGGGGACAA CAAACTTAAAACTAAAATGTACTTGGCTCTGCAGTCCTTGGAGTTGGACCTCCAAAAGATGGCTGGGATGTACTG GCAAGCCACCAATGCAAACCCCCTGGACAAGATCCTCCATGGCAGTGTTGGCTATCTCACCCCCAGGAGTGGAG GTCTCCTGATGAACCTCAAATATTATGTCTCCCCCTATGATTTATTTGAGGATGGCACTGGAGCCCCCATGGTTCTGCATGAGAACAATG TTCCTCGCTCGCTGGGTATGAACGTGTCGGTGACAGTGGAGGGAACCATGACAATGCACAAACTTCCAATTGCTCCACTGATCATGGGCTCCCATCCTGTGGACAGCAAAGG AACTCCATCTTTCTCCTCCATCACCAGTGCCAACAGTGTGGACCTGCCAGCTTGTTTCTTCCTGAAATTCCCACGTCCCATTCCAGTGTCTCGAGCTTTCATCcagaagctgcagagctgcacag GTATCCCACTGTTCGACACAGCTCCCACCTTTGTGCCCCTGTATGAGCTGATCACGCAGTTTGAGTTGTCCAAGGAGGCTGATCCGCTGCCCCTCAACCACAACATGCGCTTCTACGCC GCtctcccaggacagcagcactgttACTTCCTGAACAAGGACGCTCCTCTCCCGGACGGACGGAGCCTGCAGGGGACCCTGCTCAGCAAGATCGCCTTCCAGCACCCCGGCAGGGTGCCCCTGATCCTCAGCCTGATCCGCCACCAGGTCGCCTACAACACCCTCATTGGCAGCTGTGTCAAGAGGACAGTCCTGAAGGAAG ATTCTCCTGGGATCCTGCAGTTTGAAGTTTGTCCTCTCTCTGACTCCTGTTTCAGTGTATCCTTCCAGCACCCTGTGAATGACTCCCTGGTGTGTG TGGTGATGGATGTGCAGGACTCCAGCCATGTGAACTGTAAGCTGTACAAAGGGCTCTCTGATGCCCTCATCTGTACAGATGATTTTATTGCCAAAGTTGTTCAAAG GTGCATGTCCATCCCTGTCACCATGAGAGCCATCCGTAGGAAAGCAGAAACCATCCAAGCTGACACGCCAGCCCTGTCCCTCATTGCAGAGACAGTTGAAGACATGGTGAAGAAAAACCTgcccccagccagcagcccagggTATGGCATGACCACGGGCAGCAACCCAATGAGTGGGACCACCACCCCAACCAACACTTTTCCTGGGGGGCCCATCACTACTTTGTTTAACATGAGCATAAGCATGAAAGAGAGGCATGACTCGGTGGGCCATGGGGAGGACTTCAGCAAAGTGTCTCAGAACCCTATTCTCACTAGTTTGTTGCAGATCACAGGGAATGTGGGGTCTACCATTGGCTCAAGTCCAACCCCTCCCCACCACACACCACCACCAGTATCCTCACCAGCCAGCAACACCAAGAACCACCCCATGCTCATGAACCTTCTTAAGGAGAATCCCCCTCAGGATTTCTCCACTCTGTATGGGAGCAGCCCTCTGGAAAGGCAGAACTCTTCCTCTGGCTCCCCCAGAATGGAAATGGGCCCTGGGGGGaataagcaaaagaaaaaaaaatcccgcATGCCAGCCGACAAACCCAAGCACCAGACTGAGGACGATTTCCAGAGGGAGCTCTTTTCCATGGATGTTGACTCCCAGAACCCCATTTTTGATGTCAACATGACTGCAGACACCCTGGACACCCCTCATATTACTCCAGCACCCAGCCAGTGCAGCACTCCTCCCACCACGTacccccaggctctgccccacgCCCAGCCCAGTATCCAGAGGATGGTTCGCCTGTCCAGCTCGGACAGCATCGGGGCCGATGTCACCGACATCCTCTCGGATATAGCCGAGGAGGCCTCCAAGCTGCCCTCCAGTACTGAGGACTGCCCACCCATTGGGACTCCAGTCAGAGACTCTTCTAGTTCAGGACATTCACAAAGTGCCCTCTTTGACCCCGATGTTTTTCAGACCAACAGCAGTGAGAATCCCTACACAGACCCCGCTGACCTGATCGCGGACGCCGCTGTGAGCCCCAACAGCGACTCCTCCaaccatttttttccagatgggGTAGATTTCAACCCTGACTTGCTGAACAGCCAGAGCCAGAGTGGTTTTGGGGAGGAATACTTTGATGAGAGCAGTCAGAGCGGTGACACTGATGATTTCAAGGGCTATGCCCCCCAGGCTCTAACTAATTTGGGGGTGCAAGTCTTGGGGGCTGACGGggtagaaaataaatttaagggGAGCACTCCATCTGATACGGTGGATTTTAGTATTATTGCAGCTGCCAGCAAAGCACTGGGGTCCTCTGACATCATGGAGCACCACAGTGGAGGTCAGAGCCCTTTGCTGAACACGGGGGATTTAGGAAAAGAGAAGTCTCAGAAACGGGTAAAGGAAGGCAATGGGTCTGGAGGTGCCATGGCAGGTGCTGGCATGGATGGGAAGCCAGGGAAGCGCAGCAGGACGCCATCCAGTGATGGCAAAAGCAAAGAGAAACTTCCAaagaggaagaagcaggagACAGATGGGAAatctccatcccacagctcatccAACAGGCCCTTCACGCCACCAGCAAGCACAGGTGGGTCCAAATCTCCGGGGAGTTCGGGCAGATCCCAGACTCCTCCCGGGGTAGCTACTCCTCCTATTCCAAAAATAACCATTCAGATCCCAAAAGGAACAGTGACTGTTGGCAAACCGTCTTCACACGGCCAGTACACGAGTAGTGGTTCTGtcacctcctccagcagcaaaaGCCATCATAGCcattcttcctcctcctcctcttcttcctcctcttcaaCCTCaggcaaaattaaaagcaaatcaGAAGGGTCTTCTGGCTCAAagatgagcagcagcctgtACTCCAGCCAAGGGGGCTCTGGTTCGGGGCAGTCCAAGGGCTCGGCGCAGTCGGTGGGGAAGCCAGGATCCTCCCCCATCACCAAGCACGGCCTCAGCActggctctggcagcaccaAGATGAAACCTCAAGGAAAGCCATCATCCCTCATGAACCCTTCCATGAGCAAACCAAACATCTCCCCGTCCCACTCGAGACCCTCGGGGGGTTCTGACAAACTCGCCTCTCCCATGAAACCTGTCCCAGGCACTCCCCCGTCGTCTAAAGCGAAGTCACCCATCAGTTCAGGTTCTGGTGGGTCCCACATGTCTGGGACTGGGTCGAGCTCGAGCATGAAATCATCTTCAGGAATGGGATCCTCCGGGTCTATGTCGCAGAAACCGCCTCCCTCGTCCAATTCCTCCACGGCCTCTTCATCTTCATTTTCATCCAGTGGGTCTTCCATGTCTTCATCCCAGAACCAGCATGGGAGCTCCAAGGGCAAGTCCCCGAGCAGAAACAAGAAGCCATCGCTGACCGCAGTCATAGACAAGCTGAAGCACGGGGTGGTGACGAGCGGGCCGGGCGGGGACGACCCCATGGATGGGCAGATGGGGCCCAGTTCTAATTCCTCAAGCCATACAATGTCCTCCAAACACAACATGTCTGGAGGGGAGTTCCAGGGAAAGCGGGAGAAGAGCGACAAGGAGAAGTCGAAGGTCTCTGTTTCTGGAGGATCTGTCGACTCCTCCAAGAAGAACTCGGATTCCAAAAACGTTGGAAGCACCGGAGTGGCCAAAATTATCATCAGCAAACACGATGGTGGTTCCCCCAGCATTAAAGCCAAAGTAACTCTGCAGAAACCCGGGGAAGGAGGTGGGGACGGCCTGAGGCCTCAAATGGCTTCATCCAAAAGCTACGGATCCCCCCTGATCAGCGGCTCCACCCCCAAACACGAGCGCTGCTcccccagccacagcaaatcCCCGGCCTACACCCCCCAGAACATCGACAGCGAGAGCGAGTCGGGCTCGTCCATCGCCGAGAAATCCTAccagaacagccccagctccgaCGACGGCATCCGGCCCCTGCCCGACTACAGCGCCGAGAAACACAAGAAGCacaaaaaggagaagaagaaagtgaaGGACAAAGAGcgggacagagagagggagcGGGATAAGGACAGGGACAAGAAGAAGTCGCACGGCATGAAGCCCGAGAGCTGGTCCAAGTCGCCCATCTCGGCCGAGCAGTCCCTGGCCATGGCCGGCGGCGCCATCCTCGCGGCCGAGCGGCCCCGCGCCAGCCCCGAGTTCCTCATCGGCGAGGAGGATGATGATCTCATGGATGTTGCTTTAATTGGAAATTAA